In the genome of Sphingomonas naphthae, one region contains:
- a CDS encoding shikimate kinase yields the protein MQHSPTPRPNRPLPQIAKSIVLVGMMGVGKSTVGKRLAARLRLPFVDADHEIERAAGCSITEMFARHGEAQFRDGERRVVARLIDGRPRVIATGGGAFINDETRALIMARATAVWLNADIEVLVERVGRRDGSRPLLKDKDPRVVLRELAAVRDPIYAQAHIHIRSQPLPHDAAVDAILEALTP from the coding sequence ATGCAGCACAGCCCCACCCCGCGACCCAATCGTCCCTTGCCGCAGATCGCGAAGTCGATCGTGCTGGTGGGCATGATGGGCGTGGGCAAATCGACCGTCGGCAAGCGGCTCGCGGCGCGCCTCCGCCTGCCCTTCGTCGATGCCGATCACGAGATCGAGCGCGCGGCGGGATGCAGCATCACCGAGATGTTCGCCCGCCACGGCGAGGCGCAGTTCCGCGACGGCGAGCGGCGTGTGGTCGCCCGGCTGATCGACGGCCGCCCCCGCGTGATCGCGACCGGCGGCGGCGCCTTCATCAACGACGAGACCCGCGCGCTCATCATGGCGCGCGCCACCGCCGTGTGGCTCAACGCCGATATCGAGGTGCTGGTCGAGCGGGTCGGCCGGCGCGACGGTTCGCGGCCTTTGTTGAAGGACAAGGATCCCCGCGTCGTGCTGCGCGAGCTGGCCGCCGTGCGCGACCCGATCTACGCGCAGGCGCATATCCACATCCGCAGCCAGCCCCTGCCGCACGACGCGGCGGTGGACGCCATCCTGGAGGCCCTGACCCCATGA
- the aroB gene encoding 3-dehydroquinate synthase: MKTIEVGLGARAYPIRIADGLLDRAGEHLAPLARAGRLVVVTDARVAEAQLPRLIAGLGDVAVEPIVLPAGEGTKSWAMLAELTDRLLALGVERSDHVVALGGGVIGDLVGFAASILKRGCRFVQVPTTLLAQVDSSVGGKTAINTAAGKNLVGAFHQPALVLIDPTVLDTLPVREVRAGYAEVVKYGLIDDPAFFDWCEANGAALIAGEPAARTHAIAVSVAAKARVVAADERETSGTRALLNLGHTFGHALEADTGFSDRLLHGEAVACGMALAFRFSAAQGLCPADDAARVSAHLEAAGLPATLAAAGVTGDGAALVAHMAHDKKMEGGKLPFLLTHGIGRTYLARDVDLGAVTAFLDAEQAG, from the coding sequence ATGAAGACGATCGAGGTCGGCCTCGGCGCCCGCGCTTATCCCATCCGTATCGCGGACGGCCTGCTCGACCGGGCGGGCGAGCATCTCGCCCCGCTGGCCCGCGCCGGCCGGCTGGTGGTGGTGACGGACGCGCGGGTGGCCGAAGCGCAATTGCCGCGCCTGATCGCCGGGCTGGGCGACGTGGCCGTCGAGCCGATCGTGCTGCCGGCGGGCGAGGGCACCAAGAGCTGGGCGATGCTGGCCGAACTGACCGATCGCCTGCTGGCGCTGGGCGTCGAGCGGAGCGACCATGTCGTGGCGCTGGGCGGCGGGGTGATCGGCGATCTGGTGGGCTTCGCCGCCTCGATCCTGAAACGCGGCTGCCGCTTCGTGCAGGTGCCGACGACCCTTCTGGCGCAGGTCGACAGTTCGGTTGGCGGCAAGACGGCGATCAACACGGCGGCGGGCAAGAATCTGGTCGGAGCCTTCCACCAGCCGGCGCTGGTGCTGATCGACCCGACCGTGCTGGATACTTTGCCGGTACGCGAGGTGCGCGCCGGCTACGCCGAGGTCGTGAAATATGGCCTGATCGACGATCCCGCCTTCTTCGACTGGTGCGAGGCGAACGGCGCGGCGCTGATCGCGGGCGAGCCGGCGGCGCGCACCCACGCCATCGCCGTCTCGGTCGCCGCCAAGGCCCGCGTGGTCGCCGCGGACGAGCGCGAGACGAGCGGCACCCGCGCGCTGCTCAACCTCGGCCACACCTTCGGCCATGCGCTGGAGGCGGACACCGGCTTTTCCGATCGCCTGCTCCACGGCGAGGCGGTGGCGTGCGGCATGGCGCTGGCGTTCCGCTTCTCGGCCGCCCAGGGCCTGTGCCCAGCCGACGACGCCGCGCGGGTGTCAGCCCATCTGGAGGCCGCCGGCCTGCCCGCGACCCTCGCGGCGGCGGGCGTCACCGGCGACGGCGCGGCACTGGTGGCGCACATGGCGCACGACAAGAAGATGGAGGGCGGCAAACTCCCCTTCCTCCTCACCCACGGCATCGGCCGGACCTATCTGGCGCGCGATGTCGATCTGGGCGCGGTGACGGCGTTCCTGGACGCGGAGCAAGCGGGCTGA
- a CDS encoding NifU family protein, with protein sequence MLIETETTPNPSTLKFLPGQAVMEAGTRDFATPEEAEISPLAEAIFSLGDVEGVFFGRDFVSVTAAPGVEWRTLKPDVLGVMLDHFSSHAPLFRPGSAGGIEIADDEVLTDDPADAEIVAQIKELIETRIRPAVARDGGDIVYRGFDRGTVYLAMQGACSGCPSSSATLKQGIEQLLKHYVPEVSDVRAA encoded by the coding sequence ATGCTGATCGAGACCGAAACCACCCCCAATCCCTCCACGCTGAAGTTCCTGCCGGGGCAGGCGGTGATGGAGGCGGGCACCCGCGATTTCGCCACGCCGGAGGAAGCGGAGATTTCGCCGCTGGCCGAGGCGATCTTCTCGCTGGGCGACGTCGAGGGCGTGTTCTTCGGGCGCGATTTCGTGTCGGTCACCGCCGCCCCCGGCGTCGAGTGGCGCACGCTCAAGCCCGATGTGCTGGGCGTGATGCTCGATCATTTCTCGTCGCACGCGCCGCTGTTCCGCCCCGGATCGGCGGGCGGGATCGAGATCGCCGACGACGAGGTGCTGACCGACGATCCGGCCGACGCCGAGATCGTCGCCCAGATCAAGGAACTGATCGAGACCCGCATCCGTCCGGCGGTGGCGCGCGACGGTGGCGATATCGTTTATCGCGGCTTCGATCGCGGCACGGTCTATCTGGCGATGCAGGGCGCCTGCTCGGGCTGCCCCTCCTCCTCGGCGACGCTGAAGCAGGGCATCGAGCAGCTGCTCAAACATTATGTGCCCGAGGTGAGCGACGTCCGCGCCGCCTGA
- a CDS encoding malonic semialdehyde reductase, with amino-acid sequence MAEPLPDAALDRLFRTSRSYNGYLDTPVAESDLRAIYDLMKFGPTAANQQPVRIVWCVSQEAKDRLAACASATNAAKISKAPVAVVLGMDLEFYEKLHKTFPHTDAKAWFMKKDGTPNEAAVEESAFRNSSLQGAYFLLAARAVGLDVGPMSGFDAAKVDAAFFAGQPVKVNFIATLGHGDPASIFDRLPRLDFEEATRIA; translated from the coding sequence TTGGCCGAACCCTTGCCTGACGCCGCCCTCGATCGGCTGTTCCGCACGTCGCGCAGCTACAACGGCTATCTCGATACGCCGGTCGCCGAGAGCGACCTCCGCGCCATCTACGATCTGATGAAGTTCGGGCCGACGGCGGCCAACCAGCAGCCCGTCCGCATCGTCTGGTGCGTCAGCCAGGAGGCCAAGGACAGGCTCGCCGCCTGCGCCAGCGCCACCAACGCCGCCAAGATCAGCAAGGCGCCGGTCGCGGTGGTGCTGGGCATGGACCTGGAATTCTACGAGAAGCTCCACAAGACCTTTCCCCATACCGACGCCAAGGCGTGGTTCATGAAGAAGGACGGCACGCCTAACGAGGCGGCGGTCGAGGAATCGGCCTTTCGCAATTCCTCGTTGCAGGGCGCCTATTTTCTGCTCGCCGCGCGCGCGGTGGGGCTAGACGTGGGGCCGATGTCGGGCTTCGACGCCGCCAAGGTGGACGCGGCCTTCTTCGCCGGCCAGCCGGTGAAGGTGAATTTCATCGCCACGCTCGGCCATGGCGATCCGGCCAGCATCTTCGATCGGCTGCCGCGCCTCGATTTCGAGGAAGCGACCCGCATTGCGTGA
- a CDS encoding tyrosine recombinase yields the protein MSEDPALIDRFLEMMAAEAGAARNTLAAYRTDLVTASTVLHGRLGAAAPADLQRLAGGWDELARSTVSRKASALRRFFGFLAEEGLRADDPSDALPRPGAGRPLPKILGHSDVDRLFAEIEDRRARDETPQTLRLSAFIELLYGSGLRASELVSLPRHAFRRDQPFLILRGKGGRERLVPVSDRARAAVAAWAAHVAEDQPWLFPSGKSHMSRVRLFQLVKALAADAGVPPDRVSPHVLRHAFATHLLEGGADLRALQTMLGHADIATTEIYTHVDSSRLIELVNSRHPLNDAKMKRRDP from the coding sequence ATGAGCGAAGACCCCGCCCTCATTGATCGCTTCCTCGAAATGATGGCCGCCGAGGCCGGCGCCGCTCGCAACACGCTGGCCGCCTACCGCACCGATCTGGTTACCGCCTCCACCGTCCTCCACGGCCGGCTGGGCGCGGCCGCCCCCGCCGATCTCCAGCGCCTCGCCGGCGGGTGGGACGAACTCGCCCGCTCCACCGTCTCGCGAAAGGCCTCGGCGCTGCGCCGCTTCTTCGGCTTCCTCGCCGAAGAGGGCCTGCGCGCCGACGACCCGTCCGATGCGCTGCCCCGGCCGGGCGCCGGGCGGCCGCTGCCCAAGATCCTCGGCCACAGTGATGTCGATCGCCTCTTCGCCGAGATCGAGGATCGTCGCGCCCGCGACGAGACGCCGCAGACCCTGCGCCTGTCGGCCTTCATCGAATTGCTTTACGGCTCTGGCCTGCGCGCCAGCGAACTGGTGTCGCTGCCGCGCCATGCCTTCCGCCGCGACCAGCCCTTCCTGATCCTGCGCGGCAAGGGCGGGCGCGAGCGGCTCGTCCCCGTCTCCGATCGCGCGCGGGCGGCGGTGGCGGCGTGGGCAGCCCATGTGGCGGAGGACCAGCCGTGGCTGTTCCCCTCTGGCAAGAGCCATATGAGTCGGGTGCGGCTGTTCCAGCTCGTCAAGGCGCTGGCGGCCGACGCCGGCGTGCCGCCCGATCGGGTCAGCCCCCACGTCCTGCGCCACGCCTTCGCCACCCATCTGCTGGAAGGCGGCGCCGACCTCCGCGCCCTCCAGACGATGCTCGGCCACGCCGACATCGCGACGACCGAAATCTACACCCATGTCGATAGCAGCCGGCTGATCGAGCTGGTCAACAGCCGCCACCCGCTGAACGATGCGAAGATGAAGCGGCGCGACCCTTGA
- the tsaB gene encoding tRNA (adenosine(37)-N6)-threonylcarbamoyltransferase complex dimerization subunit type 1 TsaB: MLTLAIETATAACSVALFDGPDLIAERHEIVGRGHAERLVPAIGELIAEAGRRPGAILVDCGPGSFTGVRVGLAAARGLGLAWGVPVAGFSALALLAVEAGDVATVAVAIPGGHGELFVQRFACRPLAPLTDLASLLPADAAVAMVDDRVIGPAAPALVAARGAGEALDRWPRAADARLLPEALRTLPPSPIYGRAPDAKLPGGVAA; this comes from the coding sequence ATGCTGACGCTCGCGATCGAGACGGCGACGGCGGCCTGCTCGGTCGCTTTGTTCGACGGACCCGATCTGATCGCCGAGCGCCATGAGATCGTCGGGCGTGGCCATGCCGAACGGCTCGTTCCCGCCATCGGCGAACTGATCGCGGAGGCGGGGCGCCGGCCCGGGGCGATCCTCGTCGATTGCGGGCCGGGCAGCTTCACCGGCGTGCGCGTCGGTCTCGCCGCCGCGCGTGGCCTGGGGCTGGCGTGGGGCGTGCCGGTCGCCGGCTTCTCCGCGCTCGCCTTGCTGGCGGTGGAGGCGGGCGATGTCGCCACCGTCGCGGTCGCGATCCCCGGCGGGCATGGCGAATTGTTCGTCCAGCGATTCGCGTGCCGGCCGCTCGCGCCGCTCACCGATCTCGCCTCGCTGCTGCCGGCCGATGCCGCCGTCGCCATGGTCGACGATCGGGTGATCGGCCCCGCCGCGCCCGCGCTGGTGGCGGCGCGCGGGGCAGGGGAGGCGCTCGATCGCTGGCCCCGCGCCGCCGACGCCCGCCTGTTGCCCGAGGCGCTGCGCACCCTGCCGCCCTCGCCGATCTACGGCCGCGCGCCCGACGCGAAGCTGCCGGGCGGGGTGGCGGCATGA